Proteins encoded in a region of the Mucilaginibacter sabulilitoris genome:
- a CDS encoding amidohydrolase, with protein MKKLLPVLLLFAVACKQKEYNADLLVKNAVVYTVDSSFTTANAFVVKAGKILAVGNADTLEQEYLAHEVVDAAGAAVYPGFIDAHAHFYQYGLGLQEVNLVGTHSWDEVVDSVEAYADRNTDGWIMGHGWDQNDWPKKQFPDKARLDSLFPVRPVLLSRIDGHAAIANQAALNIAGVKPGQTITGGEFETINGKLTGVLVDNAVGVVARKIPEPTGEIVEGALLAAQKNCFAVGLTTVDDCGLPYTMVNTIAALQHKGTLKMRLFVMLSDREENYEYLFKHGVYKTPGLNVRGFKVYADGALGSRGACLLKPYTDQKNWNGFLLSSPQHFQEVAAKIAAHGLQMSTHAIGDSANRLMLKIYAGILKGKNDKRWRIEHAQVLSPEDVKYFGDYNIIPSVQPTHATSDMYWAGKRLGTERLKSAYINKQLLKQNGWLPLGTDFPVENINPLYTFYAAVERKDLKGFPARGFQPQNALSRMEALRGITIWAAKANFEEKEKGSLEPGKYADFVMLDKDIMKAKGAELPKVKVIKTYINGIKVYDKK; from the coding sequence ATGAAGAAATTATTGCCTGTGCTGCTCCTCTTTGCTGTGGCCTGCAAACAAAAGGAATATAATGCCGACCTTTTGGTAAAAAATGCTGTTGTTTACACTGTCGACAGCAGCTTTACCACCGCTAACGCGTTTGTAGTAAAAGCAGGCAAAATTTTAGCGGTAGGCAATGCAGATACCCTTGAACAGGAATATCTTGCCCATGAAGTTGTTGACGCGGCCGGAGCCGCGGTGTACCCCGGTTTTATTGACGCACACGCTCATTTTTACCAGTACGGGCTGGGACTGCAGGAGGTTAACCTCGTTGGAACCCACAGTTGGGACGAGGTTGTTGATTCGGTAGAGGCATACGCCGATAGGAATACTGACGGTTGGATCATGGGCCATGGCTGGGACCAGAACGACTGGCCAAAAAAACAATTTCCGGATAAGGCCCGGCTTGATTCCCTGTTCCCGGTACGACCGGTACTACTGAGCCGGATTGATGGTCATGCTGCTATTGCCAACCAGGCTGCTTTGAACATTGCGGGCGTAAAACCCGGCCAAACCATTACCGGTGGGGAGTTTGAAACCATTAATGGCAAACTTACAGGTGTATTGGTAGATAATGCGGTTGGCGTTGTTGCCCGTAAAATACCCGAACCAACAGGGGAAATTGTTGAAGGCGCGCTTTTGGCGGCCCAGAAAAATTGCTTTGCGGTTGGTTTAACTACTGTTGATGACTGCGGGTTGCCTTACACCATGGTCAACACCATTGCCGCACTGCAGCATAAAGGGACGCTCAAAATGCGCTTGTTTGTGATGCTGAGTGACAGAGAAGAGAATTATGAATACTTGTTTAAACATGGCGTTTATAAAACACCGGGCCTCAACGTACGCGGGTTTAAGGTTTATGCCGATGGCGCACTGGGTTCAAGGGGGGCATGCTTATTAAAACCTTATACCGATCAGAAAAACTGGAACGGCTTTTTACTGAGCAGTCCACAGCATTTTCAGGAAGTAGCGGCCAAAATTGCCGCTCATGGCTTACAAATGAGCACACATGCCATTGGCGATTCGGCTAACCGGCTGATGCTGAAAATTTACGCGGGCATATTAAAAGGTAAAAATGATAAACGCTGGCGTATTGAGCACGCGCAGGTACTATCGCCGGAGGATGTTAAATATTTTGGTGATTATAACATTATACCGTCGGTGCAGCCTACGCATGCTACTTCAGATATGTACTGGGCCGGGAAAAGGCTCGGGACAGAGCGGCTGAAGTCGGCTTATATCAACAAACAATTATTAAAACAAAACGGGTGGCTGCCGCTTGGTACCGATTTCCCGGTAGAGAATATTAACCCACTATATACCTTTTACGCAGCTGTAGAACGGAAAGATCTGAAGGGGTTTCCTGCAAGAGGCTTTCAGCCCCAAAACGCGCTGAGCCGTATGGAAGCACTGCGGGGTATAACCATATGGGCAGCCAAAGCCAATT
- the mutL gene encoding DNA mismatch repair endonuclease MutL: MSDIIQLLPDAVANQIAAGEVVQRPASAVKELVENAIDAGAGKIQLIVKDAGKSLIQVIDDGCGMSLTDARMCFERHATSKIRKADDLFAIRTMGFRGEAMASIAAIAQVEMKTRRHEDELGTCIFIEGSEVISQEACSANTGTSISVKNLFYNTPARRNFLKSNPVEMRHIIDEFQRVALAHPEIFFTLHHDGQEVYHLPGTALKQRIVHLFGNNYNQRLVPVEEDTTIINLRGFVGKPEFARKTRGEQFFFVNNRFIRDAYLNHAVLTAFEELLPDDCFPLYVLFIDIDPSRIDINVHPTKTEIKYQDEKAIYAIIRSAVKRSLGRYNITPSLDFDQENSIEHLITPKPFEEIIAPTISFNPDFNPFASEKKPASREHPFLKDSGNDYRSNPIPQNWDTLYEISKKDANLQHELHQEERIEVNEQEVSKSSERQLFQIHNRFILSQIKSGFMLIGQQAAHERILYERFLQQLQNHSGVSQQSLFPQSVTLNGSDFELLKELLPDIRALGFDIREFGKNTVVVEGIPAELNNVGEHELLEHLLEGFKNNLAILKVDKRDNLARSLARNAAIKTGTKLSLEEMNQLIDQLFACQMPNQALNGKPVISTFTMTELLERFEK, from the coding sequence ATGTCAGATATAATACAGCTTTTACCGGATGCCGTTGCCAACCAGATTGCCGCGGGCGAAGTAGTGCAGCGACCGGCCTCCGCCGTAAAGGAATTAGTGGAGAACGCGATTGATGCCGGCGCCGGAAAAATCCAGCTCATTGTAAAGGATGCGGGCAAATCATTGATACAGGTTATTGATGATGGCTGTGGCATGAGCCTTACTGACGCGCGCATGTGTTTTGAACGCCATGCTACCTCAAAAATACGCAAAGCCGACGACCTGTTTGCCATACGCACCATGGGTTTCAGGGGCGAAGCCATGGCATCCATCGCCGCTATTGCCCAGGTTGAAATGAAAACCCGCCGCCATGAGGACGAGCTGGGCACCTGCATTTTTATCGAAGGCTCCGAAGTAATAAGTCAGGAGGCTTGCTCAGCCAATACCGGCACTTCCATATCTGTTAAAAACCTGTTTTACAATACACCCGCCCGCCGTAACTTTTTAAAAAGCAACCCAGTGGAGATGCGTCATATTATTGACGAATTTCAGCGGGTAGCCTTAGCCCATCCAGAGATATTTTTCACCCTGCACCATGACGGGCAGGAGGTTTACCATTTACCAGGTACCGCGTTAAAACAGCGTATTGTACACCTGTTTGGCAATAATTACAACCAGCGGCTGGTACCTGTTGAGGAAGATACTACGATTATTAACTTACGCGGTTTTGTAGGTAAGCCCGAATTTGCCCGTAAAACCCGGGGCGAGCAGTTCTTTTTTGTAAACAACCGCTTTATTCGTGATGCTTACCTCAACCACGCGGTACTCACAGCTTTTGAAGAGCTGCTGCCCGATGATTGTTTTCCGCTATATGTGTTGTTTATTGATATCGACCCATCCAGAATAGATATTAACGTACACCCCACAAAAACCGAAATAAAATACCAAGACGAGAAAGCCATATATGCTATTATCCGGTCGGCGGTAAAGCGCTCACTGGGCAGGTACAATATTACCCCCAGTTTGGATTTTGACCAGGAAAACAGCATTGAACACCTCATAACACCCAAACCGTTTGAGGAGATCATAGCACCAACCATTTCATTCAATCCTGATTTTAACCCATTTGCCAGCGAGAAAAAACCTGCATCGCGCGAGCACCCTTTTTTAAAGGACAGTGGCAACGATTACCGTAGCAACCCAATACCCCAGAACTGGGATACATTGTACGAGATCAGTAAAAAGGATGCCAATCTGCAGCATGAACTGCACCAGGAAGAACGTATTGAAGTTAATGAACAGGAGGTAAGCAAATCAAGCGAACGACAATTGTTCCAGATCCATAACCGTTTTATCCTGTCGCAGATTAAATCGGGTTTTATGCTGATAGGGCAGCAGGCCGCGCATGAACGTATCTTATACGAACGCTTTTTACAGCAGCTGCAAAACCACTCGGGAGTAAGTCAGCAAAGTTTATTTCCGCAGTCGGTAACGTTAAACGGAAGCGATTTTGAACTTTTAAAAGAGCTTTTGCCCGATATCAGGGCACTTGGTTTTGACATCCGTGAGTTTGGGAAAAACACCGTAGTGGTTGAAGGCATACCTGCCGAATTGAATAATGTGGGCGAGCACGAACTGCTGGAACACTTGCTGGAAGGCTTTAAAAACAACCTGGCTATTTTAAAGGTTGATAAGCGCGATAACCTGGCCCGATCATTGGCGCGCAACGCGGCCATTAAAACCGGCACAAAACTATCGCTCGAAGAAATGAACCAGCTGATTGATCAGCTTTTTGCCTGTCAAATGCCTAACCAGGCATTGAATGGTAAGCCCGTAATCAGTACCTTTACCATGACCGAATTATTAGAACGATTTGAAAAATAG
- a CDS encoding rhomboid family intramembrane serine protease has protein sequence MNSQSPFANLTVVVKNLLIINLICFLPYILFRPLYLDKIILWFGGYYFNSSDFRPWQIITYMFLHGGWEHIFFNMFALFSFGPIVEYALGAKRFFNFYFLCGIGAILCQMAVQAFEVHGITGGFTIAHPELQSSFIQYGEKAQSLYDLYHAPIVGASGAIFGLLIAFGMLFPNMELMMLFIPVPIKAKYIIPVYVVVELFLGVKQFSGDSVAHFAHLGGAIIGYIMVKVWRLQRPNNFY, from the coding sequence ATGAATAGTCAATCACCCTTTGCCAATCTTACAGTGGTTGTAAAAAACCTGCTGATCATTAACCTGATTTGTTTTTTACCCTACATTTTATTCAGACCATTATATCTTGACAAAATAATATTATGGTTTGGCGGGTATTATTTTAACTCGTCTGACTTTAGGCCATGGCAAATTATCACCTACATGTTTTTACATGGGGGTTGGGAGCATATTTTCTTTAATATGTTTGCCTTATTTTCCTTCGGCCCAATTGTTGAATATGCACTTGGCGCTAAACGATTTTTTAATTTTTACTTTTTGTGCGGCATAGGGGCAATCCTTTGCCAAATGGCTGTACAGGCGTTTGAAGTACATGGTATAACGGGGGGCTTTACCATAGCACACCCCGAACTTCAATCGTCGTTTATTCAGTATGGCGAGAAGGCACAAAGTCTTTATGATTTATATCATGCCCCAATAGTAGGTGCATCGGGTGCTATATTTGGCTTACTGATAGCTTTCGGAATGCTTTTTCCAAATATGGAACTTATGATGTTGTTTATTCCTGTTCCTATAAAGGCCAAATACATTATCCCGGTATATGTTGTGGTTGAGCTATTTTTGGGAGTAAAGCAATTTTCGGGCGATTCGGTAGCACATTTTGCGCATTTGGGCGGTGCAATTATTGGTTATATTATGGTAAAAGTTTGGCGGCTACAACGGCCAAACAATTTTTATTAA
- a CDS encoding rhomboid family intramembrane serine protease, which yields MSTLWQNIQYKMLRSGNKLNLLIGINVAVFLIINVSAVIEHLLTSFNQPSMIAYYANEYFATTAYLPKLLTRFWTPFTYMFMHEGILHILFNMLWLYWMGRIFEEYLGNKRTVGLYIMGGLAGAFFYITCFNIFPAFTHNPALQAVPAVGASASVMAIMVATATLLPNYTISLLLFGPVKLKWLVGVTLIIDFLLIVGSNPGGEIAHLGGALFGFIYIKQLQKGHDWVTGIGNIFKSRPKLKVVAKNTGKNNAEYPRQEEIDRILDKISQSGYDSLNKQEKEILFRASNNES from the coding sequence ATGAGTACCCTTTGGCAAAATATTCAATATAAAATGCTTCGGTCAGGCAATAAGTTAAATTTGCTTATTGGCATTAACGTTGCTGTTTTTTTGATCATTAATGTTTCGGCTGTTATTGAACACCTTTTAACCAGCTTTAACCAGCCCAGCATGATTGCCTATTATGCTAATGAATATTTTGCCACCACTGCCTATCTGCCTAAATTACTTACCCGCTTCTGGACGCCGTTCACCTACATGTTTATGCATGAAGGAATTTTACATATCCTGTTCAATATGTTGTGGCTTTACTGGATGGGACGGATATTTGAAGAATACCTGGGCAATAAACGTACGGTAGGCCTGTATATTATGGGCGGCCTTGCAGGGGCTTTCTTTTATATTACCTGTTTTAATATTTTCCCGGCGTTTACGCACAACCCTGCATTGCAGGCAGTTCCTGCGGTAGGCGCTTCGGCCAGTGTTATGGCAATTATGGTTGCAACAGCTACCCTATTGCCTAATTATACCATATCGTTATTGCTATTTGGGCCGGTGAAATTAAAATGGCTGGTAGGTGTCACCTTAATTATCGACTTTTTATTAATTGTGGGCAGCAACCCGGGCGGCGAAATTGCTCACCTGGGCGGCGCTTTATTTGGTTTCATCTACATTAAGCAACTTCAAAAAGGACACGACTGGGTAACCGGCATCGGCAACATATTCAAATCAAGGCCCAAATTAAAAGTAGTTGCCAAAAACACAGGTAAAAACAACGCTGAGTACCCCCGACAAGAAGAGATTGACCGCATTTTGGATAAAATATCGCAATCCGGCTATGATAGCCTGAACAAGCAGGAAAAAGAAATTTTATTTCGCGCGAGCAATAATGAGAGCTAA
- a CDS encoding endonuclease/exonuclease/phosphatase family protein has product MRAKRKQSFIGKILLWINLLLCFALLLSYLAPQINPSKVWILAFFGLAYPLLLILNLMMMVYWLLRRRWQFALSFITILAGYNTLLNNIGFRFSGAEAAKPAVENAIRVITYNVHNFKRYGSNNDASTKHQILTMLSQQQPDIIGFQEFYTKNKGQYEMRDSIIKIMGADNFYFEPFNFNSSEAIGMAIFSRFPIVGKGMIHFSASKSENQCLYVDVKKGQKTFRLYSVHLQSIRFDPEDYKYLDSVSKKGKTDIQSTKRLGGKLKTAFIKRSEQVFKVKEHAAKCPYPYLITGDFNDTPASFAVNQMARGLKNTFREKGSGFGRTYNGDFPNYQIDYIMASPQFDVLTYKIIEKKLSDHFPLRSDVVLAN; this is encoded by the coding sequence ATGAGAGCTAAACGAAAACAAAGCTTTATTGGTAAAATACTATTATGGATAAACCTGTTGCTTTGTTTCGCCCTCCTGTTAAGCTATTTAGCTCCTCAAATTAACCCCTCAAAGGTATGGATACTGGCCTTTTTCGGCCTGGCCTATCCATTACTGCTGATACTCAATCTCATGATGATGGTTTATTGGCTGCTACGCAGAAGGTGGCAGTTCGCCCTTTCCTTTATCACCATTTTAGCCGGTTATAATACTTTGCTAAATAATATAGGTTTCAGGTTTTCCGGGGCCGAAGCAGCAAAACCAGCTGTTGAAAACGCCATAAGGGTAATAACCTATAATGTACATAATTTTAAGCGCTATGGTTCTAACAATGATGCATCAACCAAACATCAGATTTTAACCATGCTTAGCCAGCAACAGCCCGATATTATCGGTTTCCAGGAGTTTTATACCAAAAATAAAGGACAATATGAAATGCGCGACTCCATTATAAAAATTATGGGTGCTGATAATTTTTATTTTGAGCCTTTTAATTTTAACAGTAGCGAAGCTATAGGCATGGCCATATTTTCCAGGTTCCCGATAGTAGGTAAGGGCATGATCCATTTTTCTGCTTCCAAATCCGAGAATCAGTGCCTGTATGTGGACGTAAAGAAGGGCCAAAAAACCTTTCGCCTGTACAGCGTGCACCTGCAATCTATCCGTTTTGACCCAGAAGATTATAAATACCTCGACAGTGTTTCAAAAAAAGGCAAAACGGATATACAATCAACCAAAAGGCTGGGTGGTAAGTTAAAAACCGCTTTCATTAAAAGGAGTGAGCAGGTATTTAAAGTAAAGGAACATGCCGCCAAATGCCCTTACCCCTACCTGATCACCGGCGACTTTAATGATACTCCTGCCTCATTCGCCGTTAATCAAATGGCCAGGGGCTTAAAAAACACGTTCCGCGAAAAAGGATCGGGATTTGGCCGCACTTATAATGGCGACTTCCCCAATTACCAGATTGATTATATTATGGCAAGCCCGCAATTTGACGTGCTTACCTATAAGATCATTGAAAAAAAACTGTCAGACCACTTCCCCCTGCGCAGCGATGTAGTGCTTGCCAATTAA
- the cysS gene encoding cysteine--tRNA ligase, with amino-acid sequence MEQNLFVYNTLTRKKEEFKPLNAPHVGMYVCGPTVYSDVHLGNCRTYISFDLMFRYLTHIGYKVRYVRNVTDAGHLEGDGGDEGEDKISKKAKLAQLEPMEIVQKYTVGFHEVMQIFNTLPPSIEPTATGHIIEQIELVKVILEKGFAYEVDGTVYFDVEKYNSTKNYGILSGRNLEDLLNNTRTLGGQEEKHGKLDFALWIKAKPEHLMKWPSPWGVGFPGWHLECSAMSQKYLGNQFDIHGGGIDLVPTHHTNEIAQHVACCGKNPANYWVHTNMLTVNGQKMSKSLGNSFLPHELFTGNNSILNKGYSPMTVRFFMLQAHYRSTLDFGNEAMEASEKGFKRLMNAFALLNGLKASNTTEVEIEPLMQRCYAAMNDDFNSPVLIAELFEASRIINSVHDGKMKIDEPNLQLLKTLMNTFVLDVLGLKDEQADNDDLPNILNLIVNLRSEAKASKDYAMSDKIRDGLAQIGFQLKDSKEGTHWSKA; translated from the coding sequence ATGGAACAAAATTTGTTTGTTTACAATACTTTAACTCGTAAAAAAGAAGAATTTAAACCGCTTAACGCGCCGCATGTAGGCATGTACGTATGTGGCCCAACTGTTTACAGTGATGTGCATTTGGGCAATTGCCGCACTTATATATCATTCGACCTGATGTTCAGGTATCTTACTCATATTGGTTACAAAGTACGCTACGTTAGAAACGTGACTGACGCCGGTCATCTGGAAGGCGATGGCGGAGATGAGGGAGAAGACAAAATATCAAAAAAAGCAAAATTAGCTCAATTGGAGCCAATGGAAATTGTACAGAAGTACACCGTTGGCTTTCACGAGGTAATGCAAATATTTAATACGCTGCCGCCAAGTATTGAACCAACCGCAACAGGCCATATTATTGAACAGATTGAACTGGTTAAGGTAATATTGGAAAAAGGCTTTGCCTATGAGGTTGACGGCACCGTTTATTTTGACGTTGAAAAATACAACAGCACCAAAAACTATGGTATACTCAGCGGCCGTAATCTCGAAGATCTGTTAAATAATACCCGTACACTAGGTGGCCAGGAAGAGAAACACGGCAAGCTTGACTTTGCCTTGTGGATAAAGGCAAAACCCGAACACCTCATGAAGTGGCCTTCGCCCTGGGGTGTTGGCTTTCCGGGATGGCACCTGGAATGCTCGGCCATGAGCCAGAAGTACCTGGGAAACCAGTTTGATATACATGGCGGCGGCATTGACCTGGTACCTACCCACCATACCAATGAAATTGCACAGCATGTAGCCTGCTGCGGTAAAAACCCGGCCAATTACTGGGTACATACCAATATGCTTACCGTGAATGGTCAAAAAATGTCGAAATCATTGGGGAACAGCTTTTTACCGCATGAACTTTTTACTGGTAATAACTCTATACTCAATAAGGGCTACAGCCCTATGACCGTTCGCTTTTTTATGCTGCAGGCCCATTATCGCAGTACCCTTGATTTTGGCAATGAAGCTATGGAAGCATCAGAAAAGGGCTTTAAACGCTTAATGAATGCATTTGCCCTGCTAAACGGCTTAAAAGCAAGTAACACTACCGAAGTAGAGATTGAGCCTTTAATGCAGCGCTGCTACGCGGCCATGAACGACGACTTTAACAGCCCGGTACTTATTGCCGAATTGTTTGAGGCATCGCGCATTATTAACTCAGTACACGATGGTAAAATGAAGATTGATGAGCCGAATTTGCAGTTGCTTAAAACGCTCATGAATACTTTTGTGCTTGACGTGCTGGGCCTAAAAGATGAACAGGCCGACAATGATGACCTGCCCAACATCCTGAACCTGATAGTTAACTTAAGGAGTGAGGCAAAAGCCAGTAAGGATTATGCCATGTCTGATAAAATACGTGATGGTTTAGCTCAAATAGGATTCCAGCTAAAAGACAGCAAAGAAGGCACTCACTGGAGTAAAGCGTAA
- a CDS encoding AAA family ATPase gives MQHRSDVEAADALRQAYQQIRSEIGKVIIGQDEVVKFVLVSIFSNGHCLLVGVPGLAKTLLVQTIAQVLDLDFKRIQFTPDLMPSDIIGSEILGEDRNFKFIPGPVFSNIILADEINRTPPKTQAALLEAMQEKAVTAAGITHKLAQPFFVLATQNPIEQEGTYPLPEAQLDRFMFSVALNYPSFQEELQVVKNTTSTLQTDVNKILNASQIIYFQQLVRDIPVTDHVMEYAVKLVSKTRPNGEFATPQINRLLTWGAGPRASQFLILGAKCHAVINGKYSPDIEDVQAIAKPILSHRIVRSYHAEAEGLSAADIIEQLF, from the coding sequence ATGCAACACCGCTCTGATGTGGAGGCTGCTGATGCTTTAAGGCAGGCATATCAGCAAATACGCTCCGAAATAGGCAAGGTTATAATAGGCCAGGATGAGGTGGTGAAATTTGTGCTGGTATCTATATTCAGCAATGGTCACTGTCTGCTGGTGGGGGTACCTGGTTTGGCTAAAACTTTACTGGTGCAAACTATTGCCCAAGTGCTCGACCTTGATTTTAAACGGATACAGTTTACTCCTGACCTGATGCCATCAGACATTATTGGGTCTGAAATACTGGGCGAAGACAGGAACTTTAAATTCATACCCGGCCCTGTATTCTCAAATATTATACTGGCCGATGAAATTAACCGCACCCCGCCTAAAACACAGGCCGCCCTTTTAGAGGCCATGCAGGAAAAAGCGGTTACAGCTGCCGGCATTACGCATAAACTTGCTCAGCCATTTTTTGTACTGGCTACGCAAAACCCTATTGAACAGGAAGGCACTTACCCGCTGCCCGAAGCCCAACTTGACCGCTTTATGTTTAGCGTTGCGTTAAACTACCCATCGTTTCAGGAAGAACTGCAGGTGGTTAAAAACACTACGAGCACTCTGCAAACCGATGTTAATAAAATATTAAACGCCAGCCAGATCATTTATTTTCAACAATTGGTCAGAGATATCCCTGTTACGGATCATGTGATGGAATACGCAGTAAAGCTGGTATCTAAAACCCGTCCCAACGGCGAGTTTGCCACACCGCAGATTAACCGTTTGCTAACTTGGGGAGCGGGTCCAAGGGCTTCACAGTTTTTGATTTTAGGCGCTAAATGCCATGCTGTTATCAATGGAAAATATTCGCCGGATATTGAAGACGTACAGGCCATTGCCAAACCTATTTTAAGCCACCGTATTGTGCGGAGCTATCATGCCGAGGCCGAAGGTCTGTCGGCAGCAGATATTATTGAACAGCTGTTTTAA
- a CDS encoding peptidylprolyl isomerase, with protein MRKLGIVILSFILIISVAKAQTAADTTAAAKTAARLDSAGKTPVKADSAVVAGPRKMLDKIAAIVGNSPILQSDIETQYARYLVEGNQPNPSIKCQILQSLLTQKLLAQQAIIDSIDVKDDEVDANVDRRMREMTQRAGGQEKLESFLGRSVIQYKDEIRPDIKEQMIAQKMQQHITEKLNVTPQDVKTYFDKIAKDSLPSFNKEVEVGEIVFQPQLNKEEKQMYKEKAEELRARVKKGEDFGTLARLYSQDPGSAPDGGDLGFADRTTFVKEFTANAFKLKAGEISPVFETDFGFHFLQVIERRGEQVHVRHILIAPVVTQASLDRAKTKADSIYTLMMANKKIDFSSAAAYYSDDKETKYNGGMMLNAENVQNRSTYIPTDKLDPRVALTVDTMKIGSISKPDVFTDAAGKKSYKILYLKSATNAHKANLEQDFPKLKEYAFEDKTNRTVNQWFDKRRKETFIKIDKEYQTCDILQKWITTPTATAQVKP; from the coding sequence ATGAGAAAGTTAGGGATAGTCATTTTAAGTTTTATTTTAATCATATCGGTTGCAAAGGCACAAACCGCGGCCGATACTACTGCGGCTGCTAAAACCGCGGCCAGGCTTGATTCGGCAGGAAAAACACCTGTGAAAGCTGATTCTGCCGTTGTTGCCGGCCCAAGAAAAATGCTCGACAAAATAGCTGCCATTGTTGGTAACAGCCCTATTTTACAATCAGATATTGAAACACAATATGCCCGTTACCTGGTTGAGGGTAACCAGCCAAACCCGTCAATTAAGTGCCAGATACTGCAATCATTATTAACCCAAAAGCTTTTGGCCCAGCAGGCTATTATTGATAGTATTGATGTAAAGGACGACGAAGTTGATGCCAACGTTGACCGCAGGATGCGCGAAATGACCCAAAGAGCAGGCGGGCAGGAAAAACTGGAAAGCTTTTTAGGTCGTTCGGTTATTCAGTATAAAGACGAGATACGCCCGGATATTAAAGAGCAAATGATTGCGCAGAAAATGCAGCAGCATATTACCGAAAAACTGAATGTTACCCCTCAGGATGTTAAAACCTATTTCGATAAAATAGCGAAAGACAGTCTGCCGTCATTTAATAAAGAGGTAGAAGTAGGTGAAATTGTTTTTCAACCGCAACTGAACAAGGAAGAAAAGCAAATGTATAAGGAAAAGGCTGAAGAGCTGAGGGCAAGGGTTAAAAAGGGAGAAGATTTTGGCACACTGGCCAGGCTTTACTCCCAAGATCCCGGTTCGGCGCCTGATGGCGGTGACCTGGGCTTTGCCGACCGTACTACCTTTGTAAAGGAATTTACGGCCAATGCCTTTAAACTAAAGGCAGGTGAAATATCGCCGGTGTTTGAAACCGATTTTGGTTTTCACTTTTTGCAGGTGATTGAGCGCCGGGGCGAACAAGTACATGTACGGCATATACTGATAGCACCTGTGGTAACCCAGGCCAGTTTGGACAGGGCCAAAACTAAAGCCGACAGTATTTATACCCTGATGATGGCAAACAAAAAAATTGACTTTTCGAGCGCGGCCGCTTATTATTCGGACGATAAGGAAACTAAATATAACGGTGGTATGATGCTGAACGCCGAGAACGTTCAAAACCGCTCAACTTATATCCCTACCGATAAACTTGACCCTAGGGTTGCGCTTACTGTTGACACCATGAAGATAGGCAGCATATCAAAACCCGATGTATTTACTGACGCTGCCGGTAAAAAGAGCTATAAAATTTTGTACCTCAAATCGGCAACAAACGCGCATAAGGCCAACCTGGAGCAGGATTTTCCAAAATTAAAGGAATATGCCTTTGAAGATAAAACTAACCGTACGGTAAACCAGTGGTTTGATAAACGCAGAAAAGAAACATTTATTAAAATTGACAAGGAGTACCAGACTTGCGACATACTGCAAAAGTGGATCACTACACCAACTGCTACCGCGCAAGTTAAACCATAA
- a CDS encoding non-canonical purine NTP diphosphatase, producing MQQLVFATNNRHKLEEVAAKVGDKIQLLTLNDIGCTDDIEETGTTFHENASIKSHYIFEKYKLNCFGDDSGLEIDALNGEPGVYSARYAGEHGNHAANISKVLQNLTGETNRKARFRTVISLIWNGEEHFFDGTIEGTIRTGTAGTDGFGYDPIFEPTGYPITFAEMSMEQKNSISHRAKAMEKLISFLSAIDG from the coding sequence ATGCAGCAATTAGTTTTTGCAACCAATAACCGCCATAAACTCGAAGAAGTAGCCGCCAAGGTTGGCGATAAAATTCAGCTGTTAACACTTAATGATATTGGCTGCACTGATGATATTGAGGAAACAGGTACCACTTTTCATGAAAACGCTTCCATTAAAAGCCATTACATCTTTGAAAAATACAAGCTCAATTGCTTTGGCGACGACAGCGGTTTGGAGATAGATGCGCTAAATGGTGAGCCAGGCGTTTATTCGGCTCGGTATGCAGGCGAGCACGGTAACCATGCGGCAAATATTAGCAAGGTGCTTCAGAATTTAACTGGCGAAACCAATCGTAAAGCCCGTTTCCGTACGGTTATATCATTAATTTGGAACGGCGAAGAGCATTTTTTTGATGGCACGATAGAGGGTACTATCCGCACAGGTACAGCCGGTACTGATGGTTTCGGGTACGACCCGATTTTTGAACCTACCGGTTACCCAATCACTTTTGCCGAAATGAGCATGGAACAAAAAAACAGCATAAGCCACCGGGCAAAGGCTATGGAAAAGCTAATCAGTTTCCTGAGTGCAATTGATGGCTAA